Below is a genomic region from Lysobacter terrestris.
TGCACCTGGACCTCGCGCCCGGCCTGCCGTCCTGCCTGGGCGATCGCATCCAGCTGCAGCAGGTGCTGCTCAACCTCGTCATCAACGCCTGCGATGCGATGCAGGACGTGGCGGGCGAACGGGTGGTGCAGGTCCGCACCTCGCCGTCGCCGGGTGGCGTGCTCACCGAGGTCACCGACATCGGCAGCGGCATTCCCGAGGGAATGATCGAGCGCATCTTCGTGCCGTTCGAAACCACCAAGGCCACGGGCATGGGCCTGGGACTGGTGGTGTGCCGGACCATCGTGCAGGCGCACGGCGGCCGCATCTGGGCCGAGAACGCCGCGCCACGCGGCGCACGCCTGTGCTTCGACCTGCCGCGCCAGGAGTGACTGACTGCATGGACCCTGTCGTGTACCTGGTGGATGACGATCCGGACGTGCTCAAGGCACTGCAGCGGCTGCTCGCGAGCGAGGGCTTCCGGGTCTCGCCGAGCCCGTCCACGCAGGACTTCCTCGCCGCCTACGATCCCGCGCGGCCGGGCTGCATCGTGCTCGACATCGCCATGCCCGGCATGACCGGGCTGGAACTGCAGGCGTTGTTGCAGGACCGCGGCATCGATTGCCCGGTGGTCTTCCTCACCGGCCACGGCGACATCCCCAGCAGCGTGCGCGCGATGAAGGCGGGCGCGGTGGATTTCCTGACCAAGCCGGTCGACGCCGACGCGTTGCTGGAAGCGGTGCAACGCGGCGTGGCCCGCGATGCGGCCGCGCACCTCGGCACCACGGAGCGGCAGCGCGCGCAGGCGCTGTTGGACACGCTCACGCCGCGCGAGCGCGAACTCGTGCCCTACCTGCTCACCGGCCGGCTCAACAAGCAGATCGCCGCGGACCTCGGCGTGGCGGAAAAGACCATCAAGGTCCATCGCTCGCGCGTCATGCACAAGCTGGGTGTGCGCTCGCCGGTGGAACTGCTGCATTTCCTCGAGCGCGCCGGGCATCGCTAGCCAGCGCGAAGCACCTGCGGTAACGCGCGAACGAATCCGCTGACCCAGGCCGCGAAGCGGCGTCGACTCGAATGAACGGTCAGGCGTCGTGCCGGGGCAGCGGCGCGAGGTGATCGCAGATCGGCTCGAGGATCAGCTCGGGCAGGCTCTCTGCGATGGCCGCTCGCATCTGTTGCCAGGCTTCCGGGTCCACCGACGGCCGGGCCAGGCCCTCGGCCTTTGCTTCCGCGGACGGCCACTGCGTGTAGCTGTACCAGATGTCGTCCGGACCACGATGCAGGCGCGACCCCAGCGAGCCGCGCTCGGCGCGCAACAGTTGGGT
It encodes:
- a CDS encoding response regulator transcription factor — protein: MDPVVYLVDDDPDVLKALQRLLASEGFRVSPSPSTQDFLAAYDPARPGCIVLDIAMPGMTGLELQALLQDRGIDCPVVFLTGHGDIPSSVRAMKAGAVDFLTKPVDADALLEAVQRGVARDAAAHLGTTERQRAQALLDTLTPRERELVPYLLTGRLNKQIAADLGVAEKTIKVHRSRVMHKLGVRSPVELLHFLERAGHR
- a CDS encoding antibiotic biosynthesis monooxygenase family protein is translated as MTDLPSTFCALYRWRLHPGSEDSFVQAWSRVTQLLRAERGSLGSRLHRGPDDIWYSYTQWPSAEAKAEGLARPSVDPEAWQQMRAAIAESLPELILEPICDHLAPLPRHDA